A region of the Chryseobacterium gotjawalense genome:
AAAATCATAAATGGAATCGGCATACCGACATTAAAATTATGAATTCTCATGTTCGGAATATTTACCTGCTGATTTTCGATAACATCGCCTTTTCGGGAAAGCAGTTGCGCTACTTGATTGTCAATCGAAGAAACATTATAACCGATAAAAGCGTAATCAAACGCCGAAAGTTTAATTTCGAAATTATCATAGATCGTTGGCTGCAAATAAGGATTTCCAGTTATGGTAGAATTGGGACCTGTAAAGGTATTGTTATTCGGGTTCAGCGCAGAAATGCTCGGCAAGGTGATTTTCTTGTTATAATTCAAAGCCAGATAAACCTGATTCATCAGATTATATTGAATACTTGCATTCGGAAACAGCTTGAATTTATTAAAAGGAATGAGATCTTCCTCCTGCAATATTCCATTAGTATCATTAAATCTCGTCTTTCCGGAAATGTCATAATTCTCGGCTCTTGTTCCTAAAGTAAAATCAAATTTTTTCAATTTTGCCTGAAATTCCAGATAAGTAGAAGCGGTGTTTCTTTGATATTCAAGATTGGTAATTCCTTTACTCTCGGTATCGAAAATCTGATTTTCATACAAACCTCCGAAACTCACTTTCCCTTCATCTAAAATTTTAACCGGCTGCGAAAAATCTACTTTGAAGTTGGAAACCTGCATTAAAGAAGTATTATCGAGCACCCTTCCATAACTTTGGTTACCAAACGAAGTTGAATTATTGTAAATATTATCTTGATAGAAATCATTGTTTGACCGCGTATATCCTGCCTGGAAATCTAACTTTTTATTCTTATCATCAAATCTTTTTTGATAACTGATAACAGCTTCCTGACGAAGTGAATTCGTTTTTGCCGCATCCAGTGCCGTATATTTATTTAAAACCTTACCCGACAGCAAATAGGAACCGTCACTTAAGGTAACATTATCATTATTGTTACTATAAACGTCATAATTCAATAATAACTTATCATTGCCCAAATCGAAAGTTACACCCGCTTTTGCGAAAGTTCCGCGCGCAATTCTATCGGTATTTGATAAAACCAGGTTATCCTGATTGCTGTTCATTTCACTTTCACGGTAGCTTTGACCCACTCTCAGTTGCCAGCCGAAATATTTATTTCTGGCGTTTAAACTTAAAGAATTATTGGTTCTGCTGCGGAATTTTTCCTCATTCGTAAAGGCGTAATTCCCAGAATAAGTTGCAGTTAAATATTTATTAGCGTTTTTATTGGTAATGATATTCATGATCGCACCACCAGAAGAAGCAGGAAATTCTGCACCCGGCTGCGTAATCACTTCAATTCTTTCAATGGAGTTCGCAGGCATTCCTTCCAGAAAAGAAGTCAGATCGTTACTTGAAATATTTAAAGGCCGACCGTTCAGATAAACCGCAAGCATTTTCCCCTGATACATCATTCCGGCAATATCGGTAGCAACCAAACCCGGAAGTTTTTTAATTCCTTCCATCGCGCTCCCGGTATTGAGACTTTCCTGCTCTGAAAAATCAAAAATGGTACGGTCTGCTTTTTGTTCAACGGCTTTTTTAGTTTTGGTGATAACAACGCCTTCTATTTCCTTTTCTTTGGTAGGAGAATTCGTTTTTTCCTGCGAAAAATAGAGTTGGGAAAACAATAAAGCAATAACTGCAACGGTAATTTTTTTGGTCATAAATAGGTTTCTATTCAATTAGACAACGATATATCCGAAAAGTTACAATCATTTATATTTTAAAACACGAAATAAAAAAACCGCCCAATTTCTTGAGCGGTTTATTATAAGTAATCTTAACTAATTATGCATTTCTTGCAGCTTCAGCAGCGATCAGGTTCAATGCAGATCCTGCTTTATACCAATCGATTTGCTGAGCGTTATAAGTATGGTTCGTTACCACCACATCTTTAGTGCCGTCGGCGTGAACCAATTCTAAAGTTAACGGTTTTCCTGGCGCGAACTGCTCTAAATCTAAGAAGTTCACCGTATCATCTTCCTGGAATTTGTCATAGTCAGCTTTGTCAGCAAACGTTAAACCTAGCATTCCTTGTTTCTTCAAATTCGTTTCGTGAATACGCGCGAAAGATTTTACCAAAACAGCTTTTACACCAAGATGTCTCGGCTCCATAGCAGCGTGTTCTCTGGAAGACCCTTCACCATAGTTTTCATCACCAACTACAATGGTTGAAACGCCCGCAGCTTTATACGCTCTCGCTACTGCAGGAACTTCACCGTATTCGCCTGTAAGACTGTTTTTCACGGTATTGGTTTCCATATTGTAAGCGTTGACTGCTCCAATCAACATGTTGTTCGAAATATTATCTAAATGGCCACGGTATTTTAACCACGGTCCCGCCATAGAAATATGGTCGGTTGTACATTTTCCGAAAGCTTTAATTAAAACTTTGGCTCCGGTAATATTTTGACCATCCCAAGGCTGGAAAGGCTCTAATAATTGCAACCTGTCTGAAGTCGGGCTTACCGCAATCTGAACGGAAGAACCGTCTTCTGAAGGAGCTTGATAACCATTATCATCAACCGCAAATCCTTTTTCCGGTAATTCAAAACCTTTCGGCTCGTCTAATTTAATCTGTTCACCTGCCTGGTTCGTTAAAGTATCTGTAATCGGATTAAAATCTAATCTTCCTGCAATCGCAACAGCAGCAACCATTTCCGGTGAAGCTACAAACGCGTGCGTATTTGGATTACCATCTGCTCTTTTCGCGAAGTTTCTGTTGAAAGAATGGATGATCGAGTTTTTCTCTCCTTTATCAGAACCCTCTCTGTCCCACTGACCGATACATGGTCCACAGGCATTGGTAAAGATTCTGGCGTTTTCGAATTTTCTAAATGAATCCAGGAAACCATCTCTCTCAGCAGTGAATTTCACTTGCTCAGAACCTGGGTTAATTCCTAAAATCGCTTTTGGTTTAACGCCTTTAGCAAAAGCATCTTCAACGATAGAAGCCGCTCTTGATAAATCTTCATAAGAAGAGTTGGTACATGAACCGATCAGCGCCCATTCTACTTCGATTGGCCAGCCGTTTGCAACAGCTTTTTCATGGAATTCAGCAACAGGTGTTGCCAAGTCCGGTGTGAAAGGTCCGTTTAAATGTGGCGTTAATTCATCCAGATTAATCTCGATAACCTGGTCAAAATAAAGTTCAGGGTTTGCATAAACCTCAGCATCTCCGGTTAAGTGATCAGCGATTACATCAGCAGCATCTACGACATCCTGTCTTCCGGTTGCAGCTAAATATCTTCTCATGGAATCATCATATCCGAAAGTAGAAGTGGTTGCTCCAATTTCAGCACCCATATTACAGATCGTTCCTTTTCCGGTGGCAGAAAGTGAGTTGGCGCCTTCACCGAAATATTCTACGATACAGCCTGTTCCTCCTTTCACGGTAAGAATCCCGGCCACTTTTAGAATAATATCTTTTGCGGAAGCCCAACCGCTTAGTTTTCCTGTCAATTTGATACCGATTAATTTCGGCATCTTCAGTTCCCAAGCCATTCCAGCCATTACGTCAACAGCATCTGCGCCACCAACACCAATTGCCACCATTCCCAAACCACCGGCATTTACTGTGTGTGAGTCGGTTCCAATCATCATTCCACCCGGGAATGCATAGTTTTCTAAAACCACCTGGTGAATAATCCCAGCACCTGGTTTCCAAAAACCAATACCATATTTATCACAAACAGAACTCAGGAAATTAAATACTTCTGAGTTTTTGTTGATACCATCCTGTAAATCGGCTTCAGCACCTACTCTTGCCTGAATAAGGTGATCAGCGTGTGCGGTAGAAGGAACAGCAACTTTTGATTTTCCGGCTTGCATAAATTGTAATAACGCCATCTGTGCGGTCGCATCCTGCATTGCTACTCGATCCGGTGCGAAATCTACGTAAGAATTTCCACGCTCGTACGCCTGCGTTGCGCTGCCTTCCCAAAGATGGGTATAAAGAATTTTCTCTGCAAGGGTAAGCGGTTTTCCCACAGCTTTACGAGCCGCTTCGATCCTTTCCGGATAACGCGCATACACCTCCTTAATCATATCAATGTCAAAAGTCATATCTGTTGGTTTTTTATTATCTTTTTTTAGAAAGTCAAAAATACGAATTATTTTAAGTATAAGTCCTTTAATCTCATTTAGAATAAATATAAATATAATGTTCTATTTCTATTTCCGAAAGCATCCTGATGTTTTAATACGGTATCATGACCCACATAACAAAAATTCAAAAAACATATTTTAAACCGTAAAAGAACTAAAAAGTCCAATTCAAAAAAAGTTAAAAACAAATAGTGAGCAACAGTAGCGTAATCCTTATCCATATTGCTTTTGAACACTTTTATTTTATCACTTCCAACTTCGTTGAATCTTGAATAGGCGATAGATTTTTTTTCGTGTACTAATCACAATATTACATCATAACGGGATCTGTTCCAAAGGAAGGTAAAAGCTACGCTGAACAGTCCCACTGGAG
Encoded here:
- a CDS encoding outer membrane beta-barrel protein, which produces MTKKITVAVIALLFSQLYFSQEKTNSPTKEKEIEGVVITKTKKAVEQKADRTIFDFSEQESLNTGSAMEGIKKLPGLVATDIAGMMYQGKMLAVYLNGRPLNISSNDLTSFLEGMPANSIERIEVITQPGAEFPASSGGAIMNIITNKNANKYLTATYSGNYAFTNEEKFRSRTNNSLSLNARNKYFGWQLRVGQSYRESEMNSNQDNLVLSNTDRIARGTFAKAGVTFDLGNDKLLLNYDVYSNNNDNVTLSDGSYLLSGKVLNKYTALDAAKTNSLRQEAVISYQKRFDDKNKKLDFQAGYTRSNNDFYQDNIYNNSTSFGNQSYGRVLDNTSLMQVSNFKVDFSQPVKILDEGKVSFGGLYENQIFDTESKGITNLEYQRNTASTYLEFQAKLKKFDFTLGTRAENYDISGKTRFNDTNGILQEEDLIPFNKFKLFPNASIQYNLMNQVYLALNYNKKITLPSISALNPNNNTFTGPNSTITGNPYLQPTIYDNFEIKLSAFDYAFIGYNVSSIDNQVAQLLSRKGDVIENQQVNIPNMRIHNFNVGMPIPFMIFTKPFGEIMKMNFNPDKINFLYAYAGYVKHEIKEIDPKGMWVINLMAQVVLPSQIKMTANYNVLSKKAGYYYFESEKPFNQKFDLTFTKKFLNDKLTLSVYGNDLFNTQVTQLHSRPLEGESVFLYNKTDTRNFGFSVNYKIPTKNKLAKEDANILKQNNPNDSNGGVVPPAQ
- a CDS encoding aconitate hydratase; amino-acid sequence: MTFDIDMIKEVYARYPERIEAARKAVGKPLTLAEKILYTHLWEGSATQAYERGNSYVDFAPDRVAMQDATAQMALLQFMQAGKSKVAVPSTAHADHLIQARVGAEADLQDGINKNSEVFNFLSSVCDKYGIGFWKPGAGIIHQVVLENYAFPGGMMIGTDSHTVNAGGLGMVAIGVGGADAVDVMAGMAWELKMPKLIGIKLTGKLSGWASAKDIILKVAGILTVKGGTGCIVEYFGEGANSLSATGKGTICNMGAEIGATTSTFGYDDSMRRYLAATGRQDVVDAADVIADHLTGDAEVYANPELYFDQVIEINLDELTPHLNGPFTPDLATPVAEFHEKAVANGWPIEVEWALIGSCTNSSYEDLSRAASIVEDAFAKGVKPKAILGINPGSEQVKFTAERDGFLDSFRKFENARIFTNACGPCIGQWDREGSDKGEKNSIIHSFNRNFAKRADGNPNTHAFVASPEMVAAVAIAGRLDFNPITDTLTNQAGEQIKLDEPKGFELPEKGFAVDDNGYQAPSEDGSSVQIAVSPTSDRLQLLEPFQPWDGQNITGAKVLIKAFGKCTTDHISMAGPWLKYRGHLDNISNNMLIGAVNAYNMETNTVKNSLTGEYGEVPAVARAYKAAGVSTIVVGDENYGEGSSREHAAMEPRHLGVKAVLVKSFARIHETNLKKQGMLGLTFADKADYDKFQEDDTVNFLDLEQFAPGKPLTLELVHADGTKDVVVTNHTYNAQQIDWYKAGSALNLIAAEAARNA